GGGCGAAGCGCTTGGCGATTTCCGGATCAGTCATACAGAAGGAATTCGTGAGCTCCTCGCCAAGCTCCGGCCGGTCCGGATTGCCCATTATGAGCGGGGCCATGGCCTGCGACCAGCCCATGTGGTTGGCGTCGAGGAAATCGAGGAGCTCGTGAACCTGCGCCTCGGTGAAACCGCCGGTGTAGGCCGGACCGTCGATATAGCACGGCGATGGTCCGATCATGACGAGGTCGGAAAAAACCTCCGGTGCCTTGAGCGAGGCAATGGCGCCGATCATAGCACTTACCGAATGGCCGACGAATACGCCTCGCTCGACGCCCAGCTCGCGGCAGATGTCAATAACATCGTCCGCATAACCCTCAAGAGAACCATATTTCTTCGGGTCGTAGGCCTTGATGTCGGACCGGCCGCAGCCGACGTGATCGAAAAGGACGATGCGGTATTTCTCGGCGAATGCTGGCCAGATGAAGCGCCACATATTCTGGTCGCAACCGAAGCCATGCGCGAAGATCATGGCCTTCTCGCCGGAGCCAAGCACCTTCACGTTGTTGCGCCTTAGAACGTCCAATGACTACTCCCCTCGCGAGTTGAAAACGGGTCATTCCGCTGTTGTGCCACACTTCGTCGCCTGTTCGACGGGAAATGGTGGTGGGGCGGGCGCTTTCCAAGAGAAGTTCTAGGCAGCAGGGATGATCTCTCTCCGCCCTGCCGCCAAGCGTCCGCAAGTTATCCGCCGGTTTTGCGGAGGTTTCAGCGATGCGCCGTATTCGCATCACCTTCCGCTACCGCGTGCACTGGGCATGATGGGAGAGGCTGTTTCGCGGCAATGGCGGCCTGGCCAGGCGCGAGCTAAGCCAAGCCGCCACGCACGACGACGAGCCCCCGGCGGCGTCGTATTGGGGGCAGCCTCCGCCGCAGGAGCCCGCTACCGTCTTTGAGGTTTCGTATTAACGTCCTCGCGCTTGTCTTTATTCCCAGCGCACAATCGGAATTTCGAGCTGGAGGTCGTCGAGTGGATCAAGCCGCGACGCAGAAGTGAGGGCCGCAAGGGCTCCGGCGGACAGTGCACGCACCTTCGCGCGACCTGGAACAAGAAGGGGACCGCACGGCTTTTGTATATGGACCCTCGCGTTCGCGGGAGGAGCGATGAAGTTCGGAACCCTCGCGTGTTCGGCCTTGCTGGTGCTAGCGACGGCGTCGTTCGCCCAGGCGCAGGACCTGGCGCCGGGGGAGGCCGCGCCGCCCCAGGATTGCGTGCTCGACCCGGAGCTAGGCCCGCCTGCCGACGAGAAGGAGAGGGAGCCTTCCCTCCAAGCGCTCACCCCATGCGAGGGCGTGATCAGGCCACCACGGGTCGGGGATTCCGAGCTGGTGACGCCGCCGCCGGATGTGGGCACCACGCCGGTCATCCCGCCGCGACTGCTGCCGGAGCAACCCGGACAGCGTGAGCCGGAGTAGGGTGCTCACTTCGCGCTAGTTTCAGATGCTTCTCATCTAGCGCAGCTGCAGGCAAGCTGGCAGGATGAATGCGGTGATGCCCGCCCAAAGGATGCCGACCACGGAAAGCAGCGCCAGGACCCGCATGGAGCGGATGAGGAAGCGGTCGGTCTCTGCTGTGGGCGCGATGCCGACGAGCAGACGATAGGGCCTGTCCGGCCATATCATGAACAGAGCCACGGCCGCTGCTGCCCCGACGGTCGCGAGCACGATGATCGCCAGCGCGACGGGAAAGGTGGTGGTCTGGTCGATCAGGCCGAGCGCGCAGAGGCCGGCATGGCTGACATAGACGACGAGCAGGTGCAGCGACCAGAGCAGCGGGCCCCAGAGCAGGAAGAGGAAAACCCCGAGCATCGGCCGTTGCGGGTGCGATTGGTCGGTCATGACCCAGCCCCGGCAACGAGACGCGGAAAGCCGTGGACCATCAGAAGGCCGAGCAGCCCCTGGGCCGCGGTATAGAAGCAGAACAACTTGGCGTTGTCGAAGGTGACCCTGCGGGCATTGTCGAGCTTTCCCGCCACCATGCGGCCGCAGGCGAAAAGGCACATGATGATGACGGCGAAGGCGGCCTGTCCGGTGAGCCCGTCGGCCAGATAGACCAAAGCGCCATAGGCGGTGGCGTCCGGCCGCAGGCCCGTCTGCCAATGGCCCCACACATCCAGGGCCACCGCTGCGCCCAACGCGGCGGCCGCGACGACCAGCCCTGCAATGGTGGCAAAGCTGCGCCGGCCGGGATGGGGCAGGGCCTTGTCCGCGACCACGATAGCCGCGCAGGCGAGGAGGAACAGCACGGCGGAGCCGACCGGGTATGCGAGAGGCGGCGGTGCGGGCGATCCGGCCGGCGCCCACACCTCGGGCGACACGAGCCAGAGATAGAAGTAGGAAAAGATGTAGGCGAGGTAGAGCGAACCCGCCACCAGCATCAGCACGATCATCGCCCACCAGCTGTGCGAGCTCGGGCCGGTCATGTAGGTGGGGACCTTCTTGCCGAAGCCGATCTCGACGGCGCCCTGGTCGGGCTTGTCGAGCTGCCAGGTCCAGACCAGGCAGGAGATGATGGCGATCGCGCCGCAGATGAGAGCAAGCGTCACCATCTTCACCGTCAGCAGCAGGAAGAAGGCCGCGGTGAAGACCGCCGCGCTCAGATGGGTCCAGCTCGGGCCGGGCATCTGGATGATGTATTGCGGCTCGGCATCCACCACCGAAGTCACGATGGTTTCGCGGCCGCCGGTCGGCGCATTGGGCAGATAATGCAGCCCGTCCTTCACCTCGCGCGCCAGGTTCGGGTTGTCCCAGAGCGGGTCACGGCTGGTGACATGAGGGATGCTGCGGGTGGAGTAGACGTCGTTCGGCAGGAACTCCAGGGTGCCAGCGCCCCAGGGATTGTCCGGCCCGCCTCCGCCCATCCGGAAATTCAAGGCGAGGTCGATGATGAAGACGAGCACGCCGGCCGCCAGGATGAACGCGCCGACGGTGGAGACCATGTTCAGGTCGTCCCAGCCCATGCCGGCGGGATAGGTCCAGACCCGGCGCGGCATTCCGGCAAGGCCGGTGACGTGCATGGGCAGGAAGGCGACGTTGAAGCCTATGAACATGAGCCAGAAAGCCCACCGGCCGAGCCGCTCCGACAGCAGTTTGCGGCTTACCATGGGCGCCCAGTAGTAGAAGGTCGCAAACAATGGAAAGACCATGCCGCCGACCAGCACGTAGTGGAAATGGGCGACGACGAAATAGGTGTCATGGGCCTGATAGTCGAAGGGCACCATGGCGACCATCACGCCGGTGAGCCCGCCCAGCACGAAGATGAAGAGAAAGCCGAGAATGAACAGGGAAGGCACCGTGAGGCGGAAGCGTTTCCGCCCCGCCGCCATGGTGGCGATCCAGGAGAAGACCTGGATGCCGGAGGGGATCGCGACCGCCATGCTGGCAGCGGAGAAGAAGGCGAGGCTGAGCGCCGGGATGCCGGTGGTGAACATGTGGTGCACCCACAGACCGAAGCTGAAAAACCCGGTGCCGATGAGTGCCACCACGATGAGGCGATAGCCGACGAGCGGCGTCTGCGCCATGGTCGGGATCATCATGGACACGAGCCCCGCCGCCGGCAGGAAGATGATATAAACCTCCGGGTGGCCAAAGAACCAGAACAGGTGCTGCCATAGCAGCGGATCGCCGCCTTGCTCGGCCGCAAAGAACGGCCAGCCGAAGGCACGCTCCAGCTCCAGCAGCATGGTGGCGAGGATGACGGCGGGGAAGGCGAAGACGATCATCGCCGCGAAAATCAGCATGGCCCAGGCGAAGATCGGCATGCGGGCGAGGGTCATGCCGGGGGGCCGGGTGCGCAGGGTGCCGACGATGATCTCGATCGCGCCCGCGATGGCGGAAATCTCGATGAAGCCGATGCCGAGCAGCCAGAAGTCGGCATTGTCGCCGGGCGAGTATTTCAGCGTGGTGAGCGGCGGATACATGAACCAGCCGCCTTTCGGGGCCAGCCCGTAGAACACGGTGGAGAAGAACACGGTGCCGCCGATGACATAGGCCCAGATCGCGTAGGCGCTGAGCCGCGGAAAGGGCAGGTCGCGCGCGGCGAGCATCTGCGGCAGGAGCATGACCCCGAGCGCCTCGACGGCCGGAACCGCGAACAGGAACATCATGGTGGTTCCGTGCACGGTGAAGATCTGGTTGTAGAGGTCTTGGCTCAGGAAGTCGTTGTCGCCGACGGCGAGCTGGGTCCGCATGAGCAGGGCGAGGATGCCGGCGAGCACGAAGAAGACGAAGGCGGCGCCGATGTAAAAGACGCCGATCACCGTGTTGTTGACGGCGGTGACGATGCGCCAGCCCTTGGGCGTCGCCCAGATGCGCTTGAGATCTTCCACTTCACTGTCGGGCCGGGGGCCGGTGTTGGGCAGTGCCACCATGGATCGCCCCTAGCGCAGGAAATAGAGGATGATCAGGCCGGCGACGTAGGTGACGACCACCGCCGCCGAGTCGAGCCCGATCCGCGCGATGGTCTTGTCGCCCCGCTCCGCCAGGCCGATCACGAACAGGGTGGTCACCGCGATGCCGAGCAGCGCGCCAAAGGCGGCAAAGGGCCCAGCGCCGCCGAGGACGGGGTCGCCGCCGGCGACCGCGTCGACAAGAAAGACCAGCCCGACATTGATGAGATTCGTGCCGAGTATGTCGGAAATTGCCAGAGTGTAGAGCCCCTGGCGCCCGGCCGCGAGCGCCGTGCTGAATTCCGGCAGGGACGTCGCGCCGGCCAGCAGCACATAGCCGATAAAGCTTCCACCCAGGCCGCTCTGCTCGGCAATGGCGTTGCCGGTCTGCGACAGGAGGTAGCCCGCGACCAGGATGACGAGACCCAGGCCCACGATCCACAGGAGCAGCCGTGAGAGGGCGAGCTCGCTATGGTCCTGGCTTGCCTTGCGCTGGGCCTCTTCCTGTTGCTCCTGCAGGCTGCGGTTCACCTTTCCCCGATCTGCCGCGAGCCATGACTGGCGGTGCTGGGAACGCGCCAGGATATAGATGCTGAAGATGTAGGCGAGCAGCCCGGCCCAGGCCCAGGCGCCGATACCGAGGATGGCCACGTCGCCCACCACGATGGCCGCGGCCATCATCGACAGAAGCAGGATGTTGAGGCCGCCCTGCAGGAAGATGCTCGGGTCCGGCACCACGGCCGTGAGCGCCCGCCGGCCGATGGCGAAATCGACAACCACCAGGATGACCACCTGGAAGGCGATGCTGCCGAATAGATTGTTCAGGGCGAGGTCGGCGGCGCCGATCGCCGCCGAGGTCACGGTCGCACCGATCTCCGGAAGCGAGGTGATGCCCCCCAGGAGGAGCATGCCGATCACCGCCTGGCCGATGCCGGTTCTGTTCGACAGCGTGTTGGCATAGGAGGTGATGCGGGTGCCCGCCAGCCACACCGCGACCCCGGCGCCCGCGAATATGGCCAAGTTGATGAACAGGTTGAGTTGCGAGAAATCGAACATGGCTGCCGCGCTATTTCAGCCCCTCCAGATAACTCGCGAGCGCGATGAGCTGGCTCTCGTCGAGAATGGTGTAGTCGGGCATGAGGTTGTCCGGCTTGATATGCTGGTTGTTGCGGATCCATCGGGCAAAGGCCTGGGTGTCGTTGGGCAGTGCCGCCGCGGCGAGCGACAGGCGGCTGCCGACGTGCGTGAGATCCGGGCCGATCGCGCCGTTCGCCCCTATGCCGCGGATGGTGTGGCAGCCGCCGCAACCGTTCTGGAGAAAGATCTGCTGGCCCAAGCGCTCGCGATCGGTTTCCGGCGGGGGCGCCGGGCCTGCCTCCCGCGCGAACCATTCCTGGAACGCGTCTTCGGCAAGGGCCACCACATAGAGCGACATCAGGGCATGGGCGCCGCCGCAATATTCGGCGCACTGGCCTCGGCTCACCCCTTCCGCGCTCGCCTGCAAGGTCAGCTCATTGGTGCGGCCGGGAATCATGTCCAGCTTGCCGGCGAGCTTGGGCACCCAGAAACTATGGATCACATCGGCGGTGGTGAGCTCGAGCACGACGGGCCGGCCGACGGGGATGCGGATCTCGTTTGCGCTTTCGAACGTCGTGCCGTCGGGCCTGACATAGGTGATGCGCCACCACCAGCGCTCGCCGCTGACCTTGATGCGCAGGGCATCTTCCCCTGCTGCGAGCGGCGCGCCGGCGCGCATGACGAACAGGCCGTAGGTCAGGAGCAGGGTCAAGATCGCAATCGGAAACACGATACCGGCGCCGATCACGAACCGCTCGCTCGATAGCAGCTGCCCGAGCCGGCCCCGGCGGCCGATGGCGACGGCCGCCATGGCCATGACGGCCAGGAAAATGAGAAGGCCTGCGACCGTCATGATCCAGAACAGGGTGTCTATGGATTCGGCGTGCGGACCTGCCGGAGAGAAGGCGGACTGATCACCCGCGCATCCGCCAACCGAGGCGGCGATGAGAAGCACCAAGGCGCAATGAGGCTGCTTTCTGCTCATGGCGACGCGCCGCTCGGCTGAACGGACGGCCGGTCCTCAGGCGAGGGCGTCCGGCTCTGGAAATAGGCGGCGATATCCTGGATCTGCTCCGTCGTCAGGCGGTTCGCGACGACCGACATGATGGCGCCGTAGCCGGTCTCGTCGCGGCCGCCGGATTTCCAGAGCTGGAGCTGACTGACCAGATAGGCCGCCGGCTGCCCGTCAAGGGAGGGGAATGTGCCGTTGCGATTTGCGCCATGGCAGGAAAGACAGGCGGGCACCTGGGATTGCGGAAGGCCGCGCGCGGCAATCAACGCGCCCCGGGCGATGGCGGCGGAATCCGGTGGCTGCTGCGGCGTCGGGCTCGGCGGCGGCGCCATGGTGGCGTAATACTCGACCAGCGGTTCGATGTCGTCCGGCTCGAGCGCGAAGGCGACCGGCTCCATGATGCCGCTTTCGCGCCGGCTGCTGCGGTATTCCTCGAGGGCGCGGGCGAGGTAAGCGGGGGACTGGCCGTGCAGCAGCGGGATGAGCGTGCTGATCGGACCGTGGCTTTCATCGCCGTGGCACCGCACGCAATTGGTGAGCAGGCCCGGGTCGCTGCCTTCGGCAAGCTGCGCACCCGACACGCCCGGTTCGGGGCGGATGCCGAGGAGTTCCTCGGGAAAGTCTGGCCGGGTTTCCTTGAGATATTCGACGAGCGCAACGAGCGGCCAGACCTCGTCGCCCCGGCCCCGCCCCGGCCAGGCGGGCATTCCGGTGTACTTCAAGCCGTGGAGGATGATCCAGTAGAGCTCTTTGGGATCGTATTCGTAGGATGTCGATAGGTCCGGCGGGGCGGGCAGCATGTTGGCGACAATAGGATTGCGCGGCTGTCCCGGGGTGCCGTGGCAGAAGGCGCAGGCGCCGGCATAATGGGCAGCGCCCAGCTTGATCAGGTTCGGATCGGCAAGGTCGGGCGGCGCCTCGATGTCCTCGGCACGGGCTTTGATGGATTGGTCGCGCACGACCTCGAGCACCCAGGTGGTGATGGCGAAATGATCGCGACTGGCCGCCACGTTGTAGAAGCCTGACCAGATGAAGAGCGAGCCGCCGACCAGGGCGAGACCCAGCAGGATGGCGGCAGCAATCCCCAACCGCTGCCAGCGGGTGAGTCTGTAGACGCGGTCAGGCTGGTCGGCCATTGTCCTCGCATCGCTTCTCGATATCGCGCAGCCAGCGCCAGGAGACGAAGATTCCCGCGGCGACATAGGTGAGGGGACAGGCAATCAGCATCCACAGCCCCGCGAGCTGCTGG
This window of the Rhodoligotrophos defluvii genome carries:
- a CDS encoding c-type cytochrome, producing MADQPDRVYRLTRWQRLGIAAAILLGLALVGGSLFIWSGFYNVAASRDHFAITTWVLEVVRDQSIKARAEDIEAPPDLADPNLIKLGAAHYAGACAFCHGTPGQPRNPIVANMLPAPPDLSTSYEYDPKELYWIILHGLKYTGMPAWPGRGRGDEVWPLVALVEYLKETRPDFPEELLGIRPEPGVSGAQLAEGSDPGLLTNCVRCHGDESHGPISTLIPLLHGQSPAYLARALEEYRSSRRESGIMEPVAFALEPDDIEPLVEYYATMAPPPSPTPQQPPDSAAIARGALIAARGLPQSQVPACLSCHGANRNGTFPSLDGQPAAYLVSQLQLWKSGGRDETGYGAIMSVVANRLTTEQIQDIAAYFQSRTPSPEDRPSVQPSGASP
- a CDS encoding alpha/beta fold hydrolase; this translates as MDVLRRNNVKVLGSGEKAMIFAHGFGCDQNMWRFIWPAFAEKYRIVLFDHVGCGRSDIKAYDPKKYGSLEGYADDVIDICRELGVERGVFVGHSVSAMIGAIASLKAPEVFSDLVMIGPSPCYIDGPAYTGGFTEAQVHELLDFLDANHMGWSQAMAPLIMGNPDRPELGEELTNSFCMTDPEIAKRFARVTFLSDNRADLPRVTARSLVLQCSEDVIAPEVVGEYVHRHLPNSSYILLEATGHCPNLSAPEETVSAMRTFLESTAR
- the coxB gene encoding cytochrome c oxidase subunit II — translated: MSRKQPHCALVLLIAASVGGCAGDQSAFSPAGPHAESIDTLFWIMTVAGLLIFLAVMAMAAVAIGRRGRLGQLLSSERFVIGAGIVFPIAILTLLLTYGLFVMRAGAPLAAGEDALRIKVSGERWWWRITYVRPDGTTFESANEIRIPVGRPVVLELTTADVIHSFWVPKLAGKLDMIPGRTNELTLQASAEGVSRGQCAEYCGGAHALMSLYVVALAEDAFQEWFAREAGPAPPPETDRERLGQQIFLQNGCGGCHTIRGIGANGAIGPDLTHVGSRLSLAAAALPNDTQAFARWIRNNQHIKPDNLMPDYTILDESQLIALASYLEGLK
- the ctaD gene encoding cytochrome c oxidase subunit I, with protein sequence MALPNTGPRPDSEVEDLKRIWATPKGWRIVTAVNNTVIGVFYIGAAFVFFVLAGILALLMRTQLAVGDNDFLSQDLYNQIFTVHGTTMMFLFAVPAVEALGVMLLPQMLAARDLPFPRLSAYAIWAYVIGGTVFFSTVFYGLAPKGGWFMYPPLTTLKYSPGDNADFWLLGIGFIEISAIAGAIEIIVGTLRTRPPGMTLARMPIFAWAMLIFAAMIVFAFPAVILATMLLELERAFGWPFFAAEQGGDPLLWQHLFWFFGHPEVYIIFLPAAGLVSMMIPTMAQTPLVGYRLIVVALIGTGFFSFGLWVHHMFTTGIPALSLAFFSAASMAVAIPSGIQVFSWIATMAAGRKRFRLTVPSLFILGFLFIFVLGGLTGVMVAMVPFDYQAHDTYFVVAHFHYVLVGGMVFPLFATFYYWAPMVSRKLLSERLGRWAFWLMFIGFNVAFLPMHVTGLAGMPRRVWTYPAGMGWDDLNMVSTVGAFILAAGVLVFIIDLALNFRMGGGGPDNPWGAGTLEFLPNDVYSTRSIPHVTSRDPLWDNPNLAREVKDGLHYLPNAPTGGRETIVTSVVDAEPQYIIQMPGPSWTHLSAAVFTAAFFLLLTVKMVTLALICGAIAIISCLVWTWQLDKPDQGAVEIGFGKKVPTYMTGPSSHSWWAMIVLMLVAGSLYLAYIFSYFYLWLVSPEVWAPAGSPAPPPLAYPVGSAVLFLLACAAIVVADKALPHPGRRSFATIAGLVVAAAALGAAVALDVWGHWQTGLRPDATAYGALVYLADGLTGQAAFAVIIMCLFACGRMVAGKLDNARRVTFDNAKLFCFYTAAQGLLGLLMVHGFPRLVAGAGS
- a CDS encoding sodium:calcium antiporter, with protein sequence MFDFSQLNLFINLAIFAGAGVAVWLAGTRITSYANTLSNRTGIGQAVIGMLLLGGITSLPEIGATVTSAAIGAADLALNNLFGSIAFQVVILVVVDFAIGRRALTAVVPDPSIFLQGGLNILLLSMMAAAIVVGDVAILGIGAWAWAGLLAYIFSIYILARSQHRQSWLAADRGKVNRSLQEQQEEAQRKASQDHSELALSRLLLWIVGLGLVILVAGYLLSQTGNAIAEQSGLGGSFIGYVLLAGATSLPEFSTALAAGRQGLYTLAISDILGTNLINVGLVFLVDAVAGGDPVLGGAGPFAAFGALLGIAVTTLFVIGLAERGDKTIARIGLDSAAVVVTYVAGLIILYFLR